A region from the Paludisphaera rhizosphaerae genome encodes:
- a CDS encoding SMI1/KNR4 family protein — translation MPNRLVELVDRWLSWGGVPSAHRPDPAVLAAGFGPDSVHPGASPEAVAGWENRHGFQLPSGLRSWLLLSDGLHREGPLIHPISAIGPMILFGRMDDLHIQPESWFELGNPNVETVCIDLAYRWPGGGCPIFVSGDEEAGTKPRIIATSFEEWFLEVLAHGGREYWLDPGFADYGPPWEAHRKYTPQPDLPPPLRPFAAEVGPLVGAGVDEREIAARTGLTQDDVEAIIRHLQHVPPNLTSS, via the coding sequence ATGCCGAACCGCCTCGTCGAGCTAGTCGACCGCTGGCTGTCCTGGGGGGGCGTTCCCTCAGCGCATCGGCCTGACCCCGCTGTGCTCGCCGCAGGCTTCGGCCCCGATTCCGTTCATCCCGGGGCCTCTCCGGAGGCCGTCGCGGGATGGGAGAACCGGCACGGTTTCCAACTGCCGTCGGGCCTTCGATCCTGGCTGCTCCTGTCCGACGGCCTTCACCGAGAGGGGCCGCTGATCCATCCGATCTCGGCCATCGGCCCGATGATCCTCTTCGGCCGAATGGACGACCTGCACATCCAGCCCGAAAGCTGGTTCGAGCTGGGCAACCCGAACGTCGAGACCGTCTGCATCGACCTGGCCTACCGATGGCCCGGCGGGGGCTGTCCCATCTTCGTGTCCGGCGACGAGGAAGCCGGGACCAAGCCCAGGATCATCGCGACGAGCTTCGAGGAATGGTTCCTGGAAGTGCTGGCCCACGGGGGTCGGGAATACTGGCTCGATCCCGGCTTCGCCGATTACGGCCCCCCCTGGGAGGCCCATCGCAAGTACACCCCTCAGCCCGACCTCCCTCCCCCGCTCCGCCCTTTCGCCGCCGAGGTCGGCCCGCTCGTCGGCGCGGGCGTCGATGAACGCGAGATCGCCGCCCGGACCGGCTTGACCCAGGACGACGTCGAGGCGATCATCCGGCACCTGCAGCACGTCCCGCCCAACCTGACGTCCTCCTGA
- a CDS encoding 3-keto-disaccharide hydrolase: protein MLHSLVALGLLAFAADDAAISLFDGKSLDGWVAEGASDYQVDGAKKPVWVVEDGLLVCHGKGFGFLRYKEREFDDFTFHVEFKMEKGCNSGLGVRTQAFDPKKSSATRPSYYSYEIQLIDDAGKPANKHSTGSLYRYVEPKENAMKPAGEWNTIEVTCEGPRIRVTLNGKLIQDVDQSQIEEIAKKPLHGYVCLQNHGGTIAFRAVEVRQLKPAAKAG from the coding sequence ATGTTGCACTCGCTGGTCGCCTTGGGGCTTCTCGCGTTCGCCGCCGACGATGCGGCGATCTCCCTCTTCGACGGCAAGAGCCTCGACGGCTGGGTCGCCGAAGGAGCGTCGGATTATCAGGTCGACGGGGCGAAGAAACCGGTGTGGGTCGTCGAGGACGGGCTCCTCGTCTGCCACGGCAAGGGCTTCGGCTTTCTCCGCTACAAGGAGCGGGAATTCGACGACTTCACCTTCCACGTCGAGTTCAAGATGGAGAAGGGCTGCAACAGCGGCCTCGGCGTCCGGACGCAGGCGTTCGACCCCAAGAAGTCGTCCGCGACCCGGCCCTCCTACTATTCGTATGAGATCCAACTGATCGACGACGCCGGCAAGCCCGCGAACAAGCACAGCACGGGCTCGCTCTATCGATACGTCGAGCCCAAGGAAAACGCGATGAAGCCCGCCGGCGAGTGGAACACGATTGAGGTCACCTGCGAAGGGCCTCGCATCCGAGTCACGCTCAACGGCAAGCTGATTCAGGACGTGGACCAGAGTCAGATTGAGGAGATCGCCAAGAAGCCCCTCCACGGCTACGTCTGCCTCCAGAACCACGGCGGGACGATCGCCTTCCGCGCGGTCGAGGTCCGACAGTTGAAGCCTGCCGCCAAGGCCGGCTGA
- the miaB gene encoding tRNA (N6-isopentenyl adenosine(37)-C2)-methylthiotransferase MiaB yields the protein MADQPTSPPTKKLYIETVGCQMNVLDSELVVARLRDDGYELTDDIEQADAILYNTCSVRQHAEDKIYSALGRIKHLKRKKPELAVGVLGCMAQKDQTQILRRAPHVDVVVGPGQLGRVPELLAKAKADAAPQLAVSLARTAGSREHVTSSFDSYDADREPAVRPSPFQAYLRVMMGCDKFCTYCIVPSVRGPEQSRPPSAIVAEARLLAMQGVKEITLIGQTVNSYKHKEGDGRTTRLSDLLARLHDIEGVERIKFITNFPNDMTDDLLQAVRDLPKVSRYIHVPAQSGCDMILKRMKRMYTAAFYEDMLARLRATIPGASVSSDFIVGFCGETDESFEKTVGLLERSRFKNSFIFKYSPRTGTKADGLFADDVPEEVKKRRNHILLDLQTAISLEDNRTFIGQDATVLVEGPSRSTTRKEGWDGPDQMTGRTACDRIVVFPGSEDLTGRMVRVTIENASAVTLFGRVADASATTTA from the coding sequence ATGGCCGACCAGCCGACCTCGCCACCGACCAAGAAACTGTACATTGAGACCGTCGGCTGCCAGATGAACGTGCTCGACAGCGAGTTGGTCGTCGCCCGCCTCCGCGACGACGGCTATGAGCTGACCGACGACATCGAGCAGGCCGACGCCATCCTGTACAACACCTGCTCCGTCCGCCAGCACGCTGAGGACAAGATCTACAGCGCGCTGGGGCGAATCAAGCATCTCAAGCGGAAGAAGCCCGAGCTGGCCGTCGGCGTTCTCGGCTGCATGGCGCAGAAGGACCAGACCCAGATCCTCCGCCGAGCCCCCCACGTCGATGTGGTCGTCGGGCCCGGACAACTCGGTCGGGTCCCCGAACTGCTGGCCAAGGCCAAGGCCGACGCCGCGCCTCAACTCGCCGTCAGCCTGGCGAGAACCGCCGGCAGCCGCGAGCACGTGACGTCCAGCTTCGACAGCTACGACGCCGATCGCGAGCCCGCCGTCCGTCCCAGCCCGTTCCAGGCGTACCTGCGGGTCATGATGGGCTGCGACAAGTTCTGCACCTACTGCATCGTCCCGTCCGTCCGAGGCCCCGAGCAGAGCCGGCCCCCGTCGGCGATCGTCGCCGAGGCTCGCCTGCTCGCCATGCAGGGGGTGAAGGAGATCACCCTCATCGGCCAGACGGTCAACAGCTACAAGCACAAGGAAGGCGACGGCCGCACCACCCGGCTGTCCGACCTGCTCGCCCGACTGCACGACATCGAGGGCGTCGAGCGGATCAAGTTCATCACGAACTTCCCCAACGACATGACCGACGACCTCCTGCAGGCCGTCCGCGACCTCCCCAAGGTCTCGCGATACATCCACGTCCCCGCCCAGAGCGGCTGCGACATGATCCTCAAGCGAATGAAGAGGATGTATACCGCGGCCTTCTACGAGGACATGCTCGCTCGACTTCGGGCCACGATCCCCGGCGCGTCGGTCTCCAGCGACTTCATCGTCGGCTTCTGCGGCGAGACCGACGAGTCGTTTGAGAAAACCGTGGGCCTGCTCGAACGCTCGCGGTTCAAGAACAGCTTCATCTTCAAGTACAGCCCCCGAACCGGCACCAAGGCCGACGGGCTCTTCGCTGACGACGTTCCCGAGGAAGTGAAGAAGCGGCGGAACCACATTCTGCTGGACCTCCAGACGGCGATCAGCCTGGAAGACAACCGAACCTTCATCGGTCAGGATGCGACGGTTCTCGTCGAAGGGCCGAGCCGTTCGACGACCCGCAAGGAAGGTTGGGACGGCCCGGATCAGATGACCGGGCGCACGGCCTGCGACCGGATCGTGGTCTTCCCCGGATCAGAGGATCTCACCGGCCGAATGGTCCGCGTGACGATCGAGAACGCGAGCGCCGTGACGCTCTTCGGACGAGTCGCCGACGCATCGGCGACGACCACGGCATGA
- the glnE gene encoding bifunctional [glutamate--ammonia ligase]-adenylyl-L-tyrosine phosphorylase/[glutamate--ammonia-ligase] adenylyltransferase — MNLDWFVRQLEFPERSRKWLQGLGVRDLDRGLRDLEDLARHAGPEPLPLLAQVAGQFDTYLPRSSDPGMALTNFERYVAALPDPQAGLARLASRPRTTETLLQVFSTSQHLSDLLIRRPELIDWLQAGADRRDRATLIADLWTSLTDEAAGEDPRLILRRFRLRETLRIGYNDVVRGFPLEVTTTDLSHLADACVEAATRLARASVERRYGTPTRGDGRPAQFAVLGLGKLGGVELNYSSDIDLIFLYDQDGVTTGARSVTNAEFFARMSSEIVQLLSDHTTLGIAYRVDMRLRPEGDQGVLARSLDATMNYYVSRGRTWERQALIKCRTVAGDAELGRSFIAAVTPFVYRRYLSASEISEIKSLKRRIEQRTVSAGRAEFEVKTGHGGIRDVEFVVQFLQLLHGGEYPIVRSTNTLEAIDRLEQVGSLTAEERSVMDDTYRFLRQVEHRLQMLFDRQTHEMPRQMEELRTLAIRMGYVPYGPTENRVGPAERFLADYRSKTELNRRILNHILHEAFLDESDGGEADPIVDLVLDPHPTEEHISEALSRYPFRDRVAAYSNLMALAREDIPFLSQARCRHFLASIAPRLLQAVGKTADPDLTLANLERVSASLGAKAILWELFNFNPPSLRLYVELCATSQLVSRILTNNPGMIDDLMDSLVVDRPLPGAAIKAELAELTRGSVEDIAPILWSFRNKEWVRIGTRDVLAREPIREVARELADVAEAIIGQVARNQWAQRSVRYGRPTRAADGRRDRWAILALGKLGGRALNYHSDLDLVFLHESDGATTGGPESTTNQQFVADVAQRMLKALGGAGSGVLYQVDTRLRPHGAAGPLVNTLESFKDYFATSAQSWEKLALTRGRVVFATGGFGRYVDDAIRAILARPIDAAAVGREVADMRRRLEDSRGRKDLKRGVGGLADVEFVVQYLMLIHAAEHPEVLRPNTWEALDALAAVGALTPTLHDELRDIYNFLFSVDARLRLIHDRAGAELPEDPEDLTRLARRLKYDEPDPTDAVSTFLLDSARYTTRARAIFQQIIPSRDDDAS, encoded by the coding sequence GTGAATCTCGATTGGTTCGTGCGACAGTTGGAATTCCCCGAGCGGTCGCGGAAATGGCTCCAGGGTCTGGGAGTTCGTGACCTCGACCGTGGCCTTCGCGACCTGGAAGACCTCGCCCGCCACGCCGGGCCTGAGCCCTTGCCGCTCCTCGCTCAGGTCGCCGGCCAGTTCGACACCTATCTGCCCCGAAGTTCCGACCCAGGCATGGCCCTGACGAACTTCGAGCGGTACGTGGCCGCACTCCCCGATCCCCAGGCAGGGCTCGCCCGCCTCGCATCGCGGCCTCGGACGACGGAGACCCTTCTTCAGGTCTTCAGCACGAGCCAGCATCTCAGCGACCTGCTGATTCGTCGTCCCGAGTTGATTGACTGGCTCCAGGCCGGCGCAGACCGTCGGGACCGCGCGACGCTGATCGCAGACCTCTGGACGTCGCTCACGGACGAGGCCGCCGGCGAGGACCCTCGCCTCATCTTGCGTCGGTTCCGACTCCGCGAGACCCTTCGGATCGGCTACAACGACGTCGTCCGAGGTTTCCCGCTGGAGGTGACCACCACCGACCTCTCCCACCTCGCCGACGCCTGCGTCGAGGCGGCCACTCGCCTGGCGCGAGCCTCCGTCGAGCGTCGCTACGGTACTCCCACGCGAGGAGACGGGAGGCCCGCCCAGTTCGCGGTTCTCGGCCTCGGGAAACTGGGCGGCGTGGAGTTGAATTACAGCTCGGACATCGATCTGATCTTCCTCTACGATCAGGACGGCGTCACGACGGGAGCCCGATCGGTCACCAACGCCGAATTCTTCGCCCGCATGAGCTCGGAGATCGTCCAACTGCTCTCCGATCACACGACCCTGGGCATCGCCTATCGCGTCGACATGCGACTCCGCCCTGAGGGGGACCAGGGGGTGCTGGCTCGTTCGCTCGACGCGACGATGAACTATTACGTCAGCCGAGGCCGTACCTGGGAGCGGCAGGCGCTCATCAAGTGTCGGACCGTCGCGGGCGACGCCGAGCTTGGCCGGAGCTTCATCGCAGCCGTCACGCCGTTCGTCTATCGGCGATACCTCAGCGCATCGGAAATCTCGGAGATCAAGTCGCTCAAGCGTCGGATCGAGCAACGCACGGTCTCCGCCGGCCGGGCTGAATTCGAGGTCAAGACGGGCCACGGCGGCATCCGCGACGTCGAATTCGTCGTCCAGTTCCTTCAGCTTCTGCACGGCGGCGAGTATCCCATCGTCCGGAGCACGAACACGCTCGAGGCCATCGACCGACTGGAGCAAGTGGGGTCGTTGACGGCCGAGGAGCGGAGCGTCATGGACGACACCTATCGCTTTCTCCGTCAGGTTGAGCACCGCCTCCAGATGCTCTTCGACCGCCAGACCCACGAAATGCCGCGTCAGATGGAGGAGCTGCGGACGCTGGCCATCCGAATGGGTTACGTCCCATACGGACCCACGGAGAACCGCGTCGGGCCGGCGGAGCGATTCCTGGCTGATTACCGCAGCAAGACCGAGTTGAACCGACGGATCCTCAACCACATTCTCCACGAAGCGTTCCTCGACGAGAGCGACGGCGGCGAGGCCGACCCGATCGTCGACCTGGTTTTGGATCCGCACCCGACCGAGGAGCATATCTCCGAGGCCCTCTCTCGCTACCCGTTCCGCGACCGCGTCGCGGCCTACTCCAACCTGATGGCCCTGGCCCGCGAAGACATCCCGTTCCTGTCACAGGCCCGCTGTCGACACTTCCTGGCGTCGATCGCTCCTCGACTACTCCAGGCGGTGGGCAAAACCGCCGACCCAGACCTGACGTTGGCGAACCTGGAACGCGTTTCGGCGTCGCTGGGGGCGAAGGCCATCCTCTGGGAGTTGTTCAACTTCAACCCGCCGAGCCTTCGCCTTTACGTCGAGTTGTGCGCCACCAGCCAGCTCGTCTCACGGATCCTGACCAACAACCCCGGGATGATCGACGACTTGATGGATTCGCTCGTCGTCGACCGTCCGCTCCCCGGCGCGGCGATCAAGGCGGAACTGGCCGAGTTGACGCGGGGATCGGTGGAAGACATCGCGCCGATCCTTTGGAGTTTCCGCAACAAGGAATGGGTCCGCATCGGCACCCGCGACGTTCTGGCTCGCGAACCCATCCGCGAGGTCGCGCGTGAGTTGGCCGACGTGGCCGAGGCGATCATCGGACAGGTCGCGCGGAATCAGTGGGCTCAGCGGTCGGTCCGGTACGGACGGCCCACCCGAGCCGCCGACGGCCGTCGCGACCGCTGGGCGATCCTCGCTCTGGGGAAGCTCGGCGGCCGAGCGCTCAACTATCACAGCGACCTCGACCTGGTGTTCCTTCACGAGAGCGACGGTGCGACGACCGGCGGTCCCGAATCGACGACCAACCAGCAGTTCGTGGCCGACGTCGCCCAGCGGATGCTCAAGGCGTTGGGCGGCGCCGGCTCGGGCGTGCTCTATCAGGTCGACACGCGTCTCCGACCCCATGGGGCGGCGGGGCCGCTAGTCAACACGCTGGAGTCGTTCAAGGATTACTTCGCGACCTCCGCCCAATCCTGGGAGAAGCTGGCGCTCACGCGCGGTCGGGTGGTCTTCGCGACCGGCGGGTTCGGCCGGTACGTCGACGACGCCATCCGCGCGATCCTCGCCCGACCGATCGACGCCGCGGCCGTCGGCCGCGAGGTCGCCGACATGCGGCGACGGCTGGAAGACTCGCGCGGGCGTAAGGATCTCAAGCGCGGGGTGGGCGGCCTGGCCGACGTGGAATTCGTCGTTCAGTACCTGATGCTCATCCACGCGGCGGAGCACCCGGAAGTCCTCCGTCCCAACACCTGGGAGGCTCTCGACGCACTGGCCGCCGTGGGCGCCCTGACGCCGACGCTCCACGACGAACTCCGCGACATCTACAACTTCCTCTTCAGCGTCGACGCCCGCCTCCGCCTGATTCACGACCGAGCCGGGGCGGAGCTTCCCGAGGATCCCGAGGATCTCACCCGCCTCGCCCGAAGGCTCAAGTACGACGAGCCCGACCCGACTGACGCCGTTTCTACCTTCCTTCTCGACTCCGCCCGCTACACCACCCGCGCTCGGGCCATCTTCCAGCAGATCATCCCGTCGCGAGACGATGACGCCTCGTGA
- a CDS encoding NAD(P)/FAD-dependent oxidoreductase, translating to MDAPQSPTTRAGAVPHRWTRVEDPGSEAVIDAFETVIAGGGPAGLTGAYELAKHGRSCAVLEADPRLVGGISRTDEYKGYRFDIGGHRFFSKSREVNELWREILGDQFVKRPRLSRIFYDRKFFHYPLKPFDALSKLGMIRSARILASYLHARLRPIRPERSYEDWVVNRFGRVLFETFFKSYTEKVWGMPTNAISADWAAQRIKGLSLVEAVLSAFKWGSRPGQGEVVKTLIEEFHYPRLGPGQMWETARDRIREMGGGVHMDRRVVRIDHDGTSVQAVVAKDAAGRMYRYAGRHFLSTLPIRELIRSMNPAAPDEVRKAAESLSYRDFLSVVLIVDRAETFPDTWIYVHEPNVQVGRIQNFKNWSPDLVPDQSKTSLGLEYFCFEGDDLWTSSDEDLLALGRRELDAMGLIPADQVIDGCVVRMPKAYPVYDDAYQKHLAVIRDWLSKLGNLELAGRNGMHKYNNQDHSMMTALLAARNILGHGSYDTWKVNTDAEYHEEGPSDDVQTPGVGRAIPRRIEAA from the coding sequence ATGGACGCACCGCAATCGCCGACCACGCGCGCCGGGGCCGTCCCCCATCGCTGGACGCGCGTCGAGGACCCCGGCTCTGAGGCGGTGATCGATGCCTTTGAAACCGTCATCGCCGGAGGCGGCCCTGCCGGCCTCACCGGCGCCTACGAACTGGCCAAGCACGGCCGCTCCTGCGCCGTGCTCGAAGCCGATCCCAGGCTCGTTGGCGGCATCAGTCGGACCGACGAATACAAAGGGTACCGCTTCGACATCGGCGGCCACCGGTTCTTTTCCAAGAGCCGGGAGGTCAACGAACTCTGGCGCGAGATCCTCGGCGATCAGTTCGTCAAACGACCTCGGCTCAGCCGTATCTTCTATGACCGCAAGTTCTTCCATTATCCCCTCAAGCCCTTCGACGCCCTGTCGAAGTTGGGGATGATCCGGTCGGCGCGGATCCTCGCGAGCTACCTTCACGCCCGGCTCAGGCCGATTCGACCGGAGCGAAGTTACGAAGACTGGGTCGTCAATCGCTTCGGACGAGTCCTCTTCGAAACCTTCTTCAAGTCGTACACCGAAAAAGTCTGGGGGATGCCGACCAACGCCATCTCGGCCGACTGGGCGGCCCAACGGATCAAGGGGCTGAGTCTGGTCGAAGCTGTCCTCAGCGCCTTCAAGTGGGGAAGCCGCCCCGGCCAGGGAGAGGTCGTGAAGACCCTGATCGAGGAGTTTCACTACCCCCGTCTCGGCCCCGGCCAGATGTGGGAGACGGCTCGCGACAGGATTCGCGAGATGGGGGGCGGGGTCCACATGGATCGCCGCGTCGTCCGAATCGACCACGACGGGACCTCGGTCCAGGCGGTCGTCGCCAAGGACGCCGCCGGCCGCATGTACCGCTACGCCGGCCGCCACTTTCTCTCGACGCTCCCGATCCGCGAGTTGATTCGGTCGATGAACCCGGCCGCGCCGGATGAAGTCCGAAAAGCCGCCGAATCGCTGAGCTATCGCGACTTCCTCTCGGTCGTCCTGATCGTCGACCGCGCCGAAACGTTCCCGGACACCTGGATCTACGTCCACGAACCGAACGTCCAGGTCGGGCGGATTCAGAACTTCAAGAACTGGTCGCCGGATCTCGTCCCCGACCAATCGAAGACGAGCCTGGGACTGGAATACTTCTGCTTCGAGGGGGACGACCTCTGGACCTCCTCCGACGAGGATCTGCTGGCCCTCGGCCGCCGCGAACTCGACGCGATGGGTTTGATCCCCGCCGATCAGGTCATCGACGGCTGCGTCGTGCGGATGCCGAAGGCGTACCCGGTCTATGACGACGCCTATCAAAAGCATCTGGCCGTGATCCGCGACTGGCTGTCGAAGCTCGGCAACCTGGAGTTGGCCGGGCGAAACGGCATGCACAAATACAACAATCAGGATCACTCGATGATGACCGCGCTCCTGGCGGCGCGGAACATTCTCGGCCACGGGTCGTACGACACCTGGAAGGTCAACACGGACGCCGAGTACCACGAAGAGGGCCCCTCGGACGACGTCCAGACACCGGGCGTCGGCCGCGCAATCCCTCGTCGGATCGAGGCGGCCTGA